The following are encoded in a window of Streptomyces griseiscabiei genomic DNA:
- a CDS encoding acyl-CoA dehydrogenase family protein has translation MSTLDILAEDEQFIVRTVRDFVDKEVKPVVQELEHANTYPEALIEQMKQLGIFGLAVPEEYGGTPVSTPCYVLITEEVARGWMSLAGAMGGHTVVAKLLLRFGTEEQKRRYLPQLATGEIRATMALTEPGGGSDLQAMRTVARRDTDGYLVNGAKTWITNSRRSGLIALLCKTDPEATPAHQGISILLVEHGPGLTVSRDLPKLGYKGVESCELSFEDYRAPADAVLGGVEGVGFAQMMKGLETGRLQVAARALGVGRAAFEDALAYAQERESFGKPIWKHQSIGNYLADMATSLTAARQLTLYAARESDAGRRVDMEAGMAKLFASETAMQIALNAVRIHGGYGYSTEFDVERYFRDAPLMIVGEGTNEIQRNVIASQLVKRGGLDV, from the coding sequence ATGAGCACCCTCGACATCCTCGCCGAGGACGAGCAGTTCATCGTCCGCACGGTGCGTGACTTCGTCGACAAGGAGGTGAAGCCGGTCGTCCAAGAGCTGGAGCACGCGAACACCTATCCCGAAGCCCTGATCGAGCAGATGAAGCAACTCGGCATCTTCGGCCTCGCGGTCCCCGAGGAGTACGGCGGCACCCCGGTCTCCACCCCTTGCTACGTCCTGATCACCGAGGAAGTGGCCCGCGGCTGGATGAGCCTGGCCGGCGCGATGGGCGGGCACACCGTGGTCGCCAAGCTGCTGCTGCGCTTCGGCACGGAGGAGCAGAAGCGCCGCTATCTGCCGCAGCTGGCCACGGGAGAGATCCGCGCGACCATGGCCCTGACCGAGCCTGGCGGCGGCTCCGACCTCCAGGCCATGCGTACGGTCGCCCGCAGGGACACCGACGGCTATCTGGTGAACGGCGCGAAGACATGGATCACCAACTCCCGGCGCTCTGGCCTGATCGCCCTGCTGTGCAAGACCGACCCTGAAGCCACGCCCGCTCACCAGGGCATCTCGATCCTCCTCGTCGAGCACGGGCCGGGCCTGACCGTCTCCCGTGACCTCCCCAAGCTCGGCTACAAGGGCGTGGAGAGCTGTGAGTTGTCGTTCGAGGACTACCGGGCGCCCGCGGACGCGGTGCTCGGCGGTGTCGAGGGCGTGGGTTTCGCCCAGATGATGAAGGGGCTGGAGACCGGCCGCCTCCAGGTCGCCGCCCGCGCTCTCGGGGTCGGCCGGGCGGCCTTCGAGGACGCGCTCGCCTACGCCCAGGAGCGCGAGTCGTTCGGCAAGCCGATCTGGAAGCATCAGTCCATCGGCAACTACCTCGCCGACATGGCGACCTCCCTCACCGCCGCCCGCCAACTCACTCTGTACGCCGCCCGCGAGTCGGACGCGGGCCGTCGTGTGGACATGGAGGCCGGCATGGCGAAGCTCTTCGCCTCCGAGACGGCCATGCAGATCGCCCTCAACGCCGTCCGTATCCACGGCGGTTACGGCTACTCCACCGAGTTCGACGTCGAACGCTATTTCCGGGACGCTCCGTTGATGATCGTCGGCGAAGGGACCAACGAGATCCAGCGCAACGTCATCGCAAGTCAGCTGGTCAAGCGCGGAGGTCTGGACGTATGA
- a CDS encoding FKBP-type peptidyl-prolyl cis-trans isomerase, with amino-acid sequence MSELTKPVVNVPEGDAPTELTIRDLVVGDGTEVKPGMVVRVHYVGVTCESGKEFDASWDRGQPFKFALGSGKVIKGWDRGVRGMKVGGRREIIVPPRLGYGNQSPSPLIPAGSTLIFVVDLLDSYSSTTGWSNA; translated from the coding sequence ATGAGTGAACTGACGAAGCCCGTGGTCAACGTTCCGGAAGGTGACGCTCCTACCGAGCTGACCATCCGGGATCTGGTCGTCGGGGACGGGACTGAGGTGAAGCCGGGCATGGTGGTCAGGGTCCACTATGTCGGGGTGACCTGCGAGTCCGGCAAGGAGTTCGATGCCTCGTGGGACCGCGGTCAGCCGTTCAAGTTCGCCCTGGGCAGCGGCAAGGTGATCAAGGGCTGGGACCGGGGAGTGCGGGGGATGAAGGTCGGCGGTCGGCGCGAGATCATCGTTCCCCCGCGTCTCGGCTACGGCAATCAGTCGCCTTCGCCGTTGATCCCGGCGGGCTCGACCCTGATCTTCGTGGTGGACCTGCTTGACTCGTATTCCAGCACAACCGGGTGGAGCAACGCCTAG